A genomic region of Pseudopipra pipra isolate bDixPip1 chromosome W, bDixPip1.hap1, whole genome shotgun sequence contains the following coding sequences:
- the LOC135404870 gene encoding hydrocephalus-inducing protein homolog, whose amino-acid sequence MSIPGLSHAFATVTFTPEQKEDYQCTFTASLVSPKRSVKMKPQELTFTVSGEGHVPQVTVECPGLRTSTYTDVIVLRVPFSQFTVHIMDDQGVFFLKSTQSALRAFHTADMEKDSTGKAKKPYLLLEHGQSAEFDVFFKPTLAQRLKGKIRVPVSGNSEIDIELVGEGHNDDFTLDNLPGLAEDSQGSNAEGNLEDDIIEAVRANHIKFGECAVRELCNKTFTVTNRSKEEVMQFECLLADAPFQFSPKVGHLQPGCAKNIRVTLKSKVPVTIKRHSVNCMVAKIKYQLPPEEVCDWDDRMCTEKWEDTTERLPGARWPLKRRVVKAVPEPPHTIVERSSHEVELVLSAQVDYAEFKLDTVEVQLKQTELFQTERST is encoded by the exons ATGAGCATTCCTGGCTTATCCCACGCCTTTGCTACAGTGACCTTCACTCCAGAACAAAAGGAGGACTACCAGTGCACCTTCACAGCTTCCCTTGTTAGCCCAAAAAG GTCTGTGAAGATGAAACCCCAAGAGCTGACCTTCACTGTCAGTGGAGAGGGGCACGTGCCTCAGGTGACAGTCGAGTGCCCGGGCCTTCGGA CCTCTACTTACACCGATGTCATTGTGCTCcgtgttcccttttctcagttTACAGTTCATATCATGGATGACCAGGgagttttcttcctgaaaagcaCGCAGTCCGCACTCCGTGCCTTCCACACTGCAGACATGGAAAAGGACTCCACTGGAAAAG CCAAGAAGCCTTACCTGCTCCTGGAACACGGGCAATCAGCAGAGTTTGACGTGTTTTTCAAACCCACCCTGGCCCAACGTCTGAAAGGGAAGATCCGTGTGCCAGTGTCAGGCAACAGTGAGATCGACATAGAGCTGGTGGGTGAAGGCCACAATGATGACTTCACCCTTGATAACCTCCCTGGACTAGCAGAAGACAGCCAGGGGAGCAATGCTGAGGGCAATCTGGAGGACGACATCATTGAGG CTGTCAGAGCGAATCACATAAAGTTTGGGGAGTGTGCAGTCAGGGAGCTCTGCAACAAGACCTTCACAGTCACCAACCGCAGCAAGGAGGAGGTGATGCAGTTTGAGTGTCTGCTGGCAGATGCCCCGTTCCAGTTCTCCCCCAAG GTGGGAcacctccagcctggctgtgccaagaATATCAGAGTGACCTTGAAATCCAAGGTCCCGGTCACCATCAAAAGGCACTCTGTGAACTGTATGGTGGCCAAGATCAAATACCAGCTGCCACCAGAGGAGGTTTGCGACTGGGATGACAGAATGTGCACTGAGAAGTGGGAGGATACCACCGAGAGACTCCCGGGAGCCCGCTGGCCTTTGAAGCGGAGG gtgGTCAAGGCAGTCCCGGAACCACCTCACACCATCGTGGAGAGGAGCAGCCACGAGGTCGAGCTTGTCCTCAGTGCTCAGGTTGACTACGCTGAGTTCAAACTGGACACGGTCGAGGTTCAGCTGAAGCAGACTGAGCTCTTCCAGACAGAGAGAAGCACGTGA